The DNA segment ACCAGTAGTCTCGATTCAAAGTCATAACATGAGAACTGTAATCGTCTCTATTAGAATCGTTTGATTGTTTAAAGGGAGATGAATAAACACCATCAACTTTTCTTCTCTTTTGCTTCTGTAAAAGGTGTCCAAAACTGTTATAAGCAGTTTGGAGCAAATCTCATTCTAGCTAAGGGCAGCAGACCcatgttttaatatattcacatagttatttatttttcaaactatgataaatatatttttttgtctatttatatatatcttctaggtttttaaaatttagaatatattattaattatattatattatattatataaatagtttTTCGATCCGATTGTTCGGTTAAAACGTCCGATCGATTGGACCCGTTTTTCAAGATAGATTGGTTGGATCATCGGTCTGATTCTAAAACATTGCAGCAAATTACTAATTTGTATAGAAACAGTCCACAACACTCGGTGAATTAAAAAGCAGTAGGAGTAAGAAAATGAATAACACAAAGTTGTTTCTAAAAGTTCGAAGGAGAAATGTATGAATCCAGTAATttgatataattattaattagaaTAATTGGAGATATTAAAATaatgattatttatttcaaataaattaaaaaaaaatacacacgtattcaaagaaaagaaggaaaTCCGTTCCCGTCACCCTCGTCTCTCTCTAAGCCATCCGCTTCACCGGCCAATAACTTTTCCTTCGGTCGTCGGTTTTCGGTTTTGAGCTCAGATTTGGAAAGCTCTTGGGATAAGAATTCTAGTAGTGCCCATTTTGCGAAGTTTTAGTGCGGCCTCTGGCGAAGCCGCCGCCCTTTGCGTCGCGTGCCGCCGCCGTGCGATGTCGGAATCCTGAAATTGATTGAGGTATGTTTTTGGGTGAGCTCGAAATTGATATTGGGTTTAGAATTGTGTTTGTTGCTAGTTCAATTTGTTGGATATTTTGACTTTTAGATTTCGAAAATGAGGCTCAATAAGTCATGATGATCGAATTTTATGGGGATTGGAAATTAGTGTAATTCTAAAAAATGATCTAGCCGACATTTGGTGTTTTGGGCTGGTTTGATGAATTAATTCGATTTTAGCAACTATTCTTGAATAATGTATTATTCGTTGTAAGTTCAATCGTGGGAAGATTTAAGGTATATTTCgagcatataatttttttcagaTTAGTTTAGTGCGTTATGTTAGGAATGATCGTTATTTCGATGATTTAAGATTattgcaatatatatatatatgtattgaaTTTAGAAAATTATAAAGAGTTGAGCATCGAGAATTTGGGAGTTTTAGTTGATTTGGAAATATTATTCGACTTTGAATATTTTGGAGAGCATAGAACGAAATTGTGGAAAAATAATTCGACGAGTTTGGAAATTGGTAAAATAATTCAGATTTGAGAATTTTAGAATAATAGTtggaatttttaatattaaattcgtcGAATTGAAATTTTGGGAAAATAATTTAACTTGAAATATTTTGGAAATATAGTTGAATTAGTTAAGTTGATGTTGGTGAATTTATTCAGTCTtgtgaatatttaattgtttaggcCGAGAAGTTGAAGTTTTCCATTGAGTTGGTATAGGCATGTTACTTTTCGGTAAAACGCGGCAGTAAAtcataaataatgtttttatgCATATTTATGTCGTTTACGTGTTTGATGTGAAGTATATGAGATATGTGATCTAAATGCTTCattttatatgtttatttatttatttatttatttgacatATTTTGTGGCGTTTAGAATACGACATGATAGTTATAGCATTTCACGTTGAGCCCTATCGTTCTTGTGACCCGTTGTCCTGTTGTATTGTATTCTGGGCACATGGCAATGACGTCGGCTTCTTCTGGTTTCTTATAATCTAAGAGTTGAATAAAATCTcgtttcttataaaaaaaaaaaattttgattaatttgTTTCGGTCGATTCTTCTGGTTACACAGATCAATTTATTGATACGTAGTATGATCGGAGGAAGATAGAGCCATTGCAATGACGTCGGTTTCACTGATTTCTCGGCTCTCACCCTACTTCTCGGCTCGGCTTCGTCAGAATTCTCGACTTCTTAGCTCACTCTCTGCCCTCCAAAAACCTCGGAATTTGTCTCCAAAATCTCCTGATGACCTCCATTTGACAGACAGCTGCGTTCGGGTACCCTTCCGCTAGTTTTTTGTTTTTACCGAACATGAATTTTTGccatttttgtgttttcttaTGCCTCTGGGTTTGGATGGGTATATCATTATTTGATTTGGGTTCTCGCTGAGGATTGAGTTGTGGAAATTTAAGAGATTGGTTTGTTATGAGCTTCGGGATTGAGGAAAGAAATCTCTTCTATTGAGAGATTGATGCCTTTTAAGACTTGTATCTATTGTATTTCAGAAATAAGGTGATACCGTGAATCGTGATGGAGTAATATGTAaatgtttttcaatttttttcagtTTTGGTTATGCTTTTATTGTACTTCTACGAACAGATTTTCAGGACTTGCTTTTGTTTGGAGTTGTTTGTGTGTAATTATTGTTCTTGAGCAAGTTTTTTACAATCTGAAAGTTCAACTCACTCGCTTATGTTATGTAGAGAATGAAAGAGTTGCAAGCTGATGAGGGCAGTGAGAAGTTGCTGCGCTTGAGCATAGAAGCTGGAGGTTGCTCTGGTTTCCAGTATAAGTTTTCTCTTGATGACACAGTCAATGATGATGACAGGTGCAATTTGCTTTCCAGGATCATGGGATGCGTAGTTTTGTTGTTCtacataaaatatatttgaGTTGATTAGATTTTCTGATAATATTTCGTGTAGGTCTGATCTTCTATGAAAATGTCTTTTAATTCTGAGTTTTTCAGGGTTTTTGAGCAGGATGGAGTTAAAGTGGTTGTTGACCAAATTTCCCATGGCTTTGTTAAAGGTGCAACTGTTGATTTTGTGGAGGAGCTGATCCGTTCTGCTTTTCAGGTCAGTTCGGTATGACTAGTaccttaaatttatttaattatagcTCCATCAGCCGTATCTGTTGATCTGTTGTTATCCTGCAAAAAATATCAGTTCTTTGGTCTGTCCATGAACAAGTAGTTAAATATATCCATTCTTGTGGATAACAGAAGAAATAACATTCGTGGGCCATGATGATCACCCATAGTCATCTACATCAGCGGATTAACATTATTGGTTGTGCCGTTCTGCTGAGCTTGTTTCCTTTTAATATGCTAGATGTGATGTTAGTTTTGATGTTCTGACTTTCTTGGACAGCCACTTTTTGTAGAAAGTGTTCGACCTTTTATGTGAATAGAAATTAGTTTCTTTCCTTTTTCTGTATTTAGAAAAGATTAGATTTAGTTTCTGTTTTCCTTAATTTGtgtgatttattttgtttcccGATTAGTTAGGATTCCTTATTTGAAGGAATTCTGTCCTTATTTGATGGACTAGAAATCTAGAATGTCGGTCACATCTAATATATTACTATTAGGCTGTAAATATTTCATTTGAATTAATAAGATGAAACTCggtttttcttcacttttcatACGAGCTCAAACAGTCAAACTCACTTGTAAACGAAATGGGCAAAAAATTTTGTgcttatttatttctttctgAGATCCTGCAATACTACTCAGTCACAAGATGAACAAAAACTCATCATAGTAGTGTAAGCAGTCTCCTATTCAGACTGTATTGCTGAAAGAAAATCTCTGAAATAGTGTAAGCAGTCTCCTATTCAGACTGTATTGCTGAAAGAAAATCTCTGAAATATTGACAAGTATGGTGATCTCCTTGAGTCTAAATCTTGGTTTACTGCTATGGGCAAACCAACTAAGTTCCATTTGCACTAGCATTGTGGCAACCTTGTCCTTTTACGTTGTTAGAAATGTATCACCGGTAAAAATTACGTTGGAATGGTTATGTAAACATGAGAATATGCGAGTATAAATCTAAGGTTTCATTCTTTGTATTGTTCATGTTGTAATTAATCACACTTCTGTTTCTTTTACCGTGATAGAAGCTTTAAGAAATTTGCAATCTATCAACTTAGATTTCTTTGCCTATTGCAGTCCTCTTGTTTTTACATTTTCTAGGAATTTTCTGTTACACGTGCCTCTCTTCCCCTCAATCTGACAGTACTTTCCTAAGCACAGCCTTCCCTCCTTTCTCTATCTTCAACACTGTCTAACAAAGTGATATATGCTAATAGGAAAGAGAAAAATGGATGCCAATTGTTGCATTAAAAAGTTTTCAAGATAATGAACTTTGACTGTGTTGCGCCAAAATATAAAGCTTAGTAATTTCATCTATGactaagggagtgtttgcaatagattgtgcttttgtagaagtgattaatgtataaattataaaaaagttaagaaaaattaaaaattggtagtgtttgaaaacaaatgtgaaaatctaaaaatcaaagtttggtagtgtttgataaataagtgattagaatgattttaacaatgaccttcttattagaatcacttttggagaatcataatcatcacatgactagcttttggatttcaattaagttaagcataagctaaaaCATAATataggtttaagaaacacacaaaaatgatttttttaagccaaaagctaacaatcacttttttttaatgattgcaAACGCTCCCTAAAGCTATAACAAAAAAGCTTATACTGCTTCCCTGTCTTTCTTTGAGGGATATCGAACTTAAAAAAGGGAATATTCCCCCAAAATTAAAGTTTTTACAGTATTTTTTAAACTCAATTTCTTTGTTTTCCTCATGAATAGATAATTTATCAAGTAGTGAAAATGAAGCAGTGGAATGCATTGAAAGTTAAGTTTTTGTTTGTTGCTATGAGTAGCCATATTTAACCAACCCCATGATGAATTTCTTTATATTCAGGTATCGAAAAATCCAAGTGCAGTGGGCGGTTGCAGCTGTAAAAGTTCATTCATGACAAAGTAGTAGTTTCCTCATTTCCTTGTTTTCCCTAGACGCAGGAGACCCACCATAAAGCTTCAATGGCTAATCTACTTCGATGTTCTCCCATACCTATAAAGAAATTCATTTATGTGCTGATTTTTTGTTGAATACACTGCAAGAACTGGCGCGGGTATACGTGTAATGAGTTTTTCTCATGTGGTGAAATAGATCATTTACCACAATACAATGAATCATTTGTGAACAACAAAAAGGTTGCTAGGAATAAGAAGTTTTTGAAGAGTTCAATTCagcacatatatatattaggTATCATTTGCTTATTATATGAGTAACACATACATTCCATGTAAGTAAATTATGACGAGCCCATaggggcataggcgagttggtaagacCTGAAGTGATGTGAGAAGAAATtccccagcgttgcgggttcgattctcgtgtggagcatattctttattgaaatattgtggggtgtGTTCTCGGGGTTGACCATGTTGCTCCCTTCTTCATGTTCCTGCCGCTCGTGCAAATCTCTTGATTTAAACtcccgcatgagccaatgagtTTTTTACTCATATTAAATGGGTCCTCGGGGTCAatctttttaaaattatgaCGATCAAGTTTTTATCAACACTTGATGTTTATTTCACTGTGTAACATTATTTGGAAAATTGTGTGCTGAACCAATCGTACCTTCTCATTTTGCTTAAATGGATGAATGTTGGGTACGAAAACGAGCATTCAATGGTACTCCCTAGCCCCAAGGAAGTAACAATACATTCCATGGATGCTTGCTTAGTCCAGTCCAGTCCTGTGGTCTTTTGAAAGACCCACGAGAGTTAACAATGACATACCTTTGTGGAAATTAATTGGGAGGGATGAGATGAGTCATGACAGGTGATATAGCATTTTAATTGGTGGGGagaatgttttaaaaaaaaattataagaaaaattctaaaaatcttTCAGTTAAATATGTTCCCGTAAAATTTTAGATATCTCTCTGAAAATGATTATGAATGTGATTCTTATAAATAATGTACTAATTATTAACTTTTAATGCACACGTGTTGCGtgagtatatatataatattattttttgttataattttcaaccatataattaatttaattttaatgaaataataagatgtaaatatataaatatttatgactGTGTTAAACATTAAATAGTGTATTACTTGGTTGATTGGAAAATTAGATAAATGAGGGGTAGTTGactgaaaaattaaataaatgacaGGGTTGAAGGGAGAATATTAAGGAAATAAAAATGGTAGGCTTTAATGTTTAAATAATCTATGTTGGATGTTGTGATAATCAAACACttcaaaagaaaaaatagaGGATCCGGAGACAGATCGAACCTCCCGAAGATACGATGAAACTTCCAAATTTAGTTCGGATCTTCCTAACTTAACAAGCCATCAAGGCATCTTAAGCATTAAAAGTGTACCGACACATAGCAGTTCGAACCTTCTAAACCCTAGATCGGAGCTTCGGAACTCAAATGTCTATATATGTGGCAACTCGAGCATGGCACATCACTACAATATGAGCAATTCAGACATTCCAAACTGGAGTTTAGAAGCCATAAATAGGTCATTCGAAATTCAGATTTGGCATAAATGTGAATAGATTTCTCTCGTTTCCAACATATATCATAGTGGTTTTTAAGCCCTATCTTTAGGCCAGTCAGTTACGAAGTGCTTCCAATAAGTATAGCAATGCCTAGAGCTATTGACAGAGTTAGCGTCCCCAAATGGCCAACGACgaatgattattatttattataatccAAAAGCCTTAGTTATAGTTGGGTTTTGAATGtagtaaataaaaatatgatcaGTTATTAACACCATTATGATTGATCATGTTGTCTAGGACGGAGTTTTGGATTCATAGACTAGTGTTAGAGGTATGTAATGTATTGATTGGGATGGCTAATGCATTATATACTCTTATATGTGAATTTTACTTGTCGTCTGATTATTATTaggggtgatcacggtgcggtttCACGGTTTTTTAGAAGAAATTAAAATCGAATTGCCAATTGCGGTTcggttatattttttttttcttgcggttttatatgtaaaattgtTTTGGCGGTTTTTGGCAGTTTTTTGCGGTTGCGGCCGGTTTGCGGTTTTTTTATTAAGCCTCGGACCCTTCATATAGTCTTTCTATTTAAGCATGCAACCATAACAAATGAACATTTATTATAGtatttctttcaaaaaaaaattacaaattcagTTCGAAACATCTCATACATTTGTCACTTTCAAACTTTAATCACTAAATATGTGATCTTGCTCTAAAACTCCTTTATCTGCTcgagaaaaaaatcaaaacctccaaatgtataattaataaaaatataagcaTAATTAAAGTAAAACAATAATGCCTATTGCCTAAtaacaataaatttaaaaaattttacatATTGTTTTTCGTGTGCAAATAATGATTGCTATATGTTTAATTCtagtaaatataaaatatttgcaAGATATTTCTTAATCCTCACGCTAAGTAAaaccttaaataaataaaattatataccaCGGTTCGGGGCGGTTCGGTTTTATCAAAATATTATAACCGAACCAACATGGCGGTGCggttctttgtttttttttttaaatcgcgGTTATTTTGAGAAATGAGATACGGCGGTTCGGGGCGAACGGTTCGGgcggtttttgaaaaaatttgatCACCCCTAATTATTATACTTGTCAtgatttatatgttgcattgcatATCATGTTGATCCTAGCTACTATCCTTCAAGGTAGTCATATTAAATAGGGTCCCTCAACCCTCTTTGTTAGAGGATCGGTTATGGTGTGATACCAACTAGATCTACAGAGCAGCATGTCTGGTGACCAAGGACATTAAATGTTTAAGATCATAGACAGTGTATGAGACATCAACTGGATCTACGGAGTGTTGCGCACACACTTAGACACCAATAGATTGAGCATGAGATTCCAGATTTGATCTCTAATTACTCGAGCATACATGTTACGTGCATTAGCATATATATAGGTTTTCATACTCGTGGTTTACGTATAAAAAGATTAGTCTCTTAcgttcttgtttttattttggacACCTAATTCAAAGAGACAAAGTTTAGGTTGGACGGGCAGGAGGACAGAGTAGTGGCTAGGTGATACCAGCTATGTTCAGGAGGAtgttttacctttttatcaattttttaaatgttatttTGTAACAATTTACTCGTACATACGTATAGCATAACCATATTTAAATCATTTAGAAATATTAATACATATCTATATGTAATATAAAAAGAAGACTTCACAGGAACTGACCTTTAAAATTTAGTtttcattttataaaaatttcggcAGAATTTTCACGTATATTGGACTGTCTCACAcacaaacaacaataataaccACACCTTTCAATAGTAATAAAACAAGACATTCAGCCCCCAAGGAAGTATCCAAGTTGGTCGAGTATGTGAACTCTTGACCATATATCAGAAGTTCAATTCCCCCTaccaacaccttcttggactagcctgtcacaTAGAGCTTTTCctacaataaaaattctttcttaaaactccctaggaccaccaaacatggtcaaatcaaatgtttaattcttatactcaatttatgcatttatgtacTTCACTTATGCAATGTTTGTACTCAGTTATGGTACTTTGAATTATCCGCAAAATGATATCAGagccttaggttaattattcagacataatattattcgttaattcatacttttctttgttgaggagaagatttttacaaaagatgacttcaaacggaggtttgaatcaagaggattgtATTCATATGAAAttctataaacaagttaatctattcacaatagattacttacaacaggttgtgattaatgctctcAATTTTGAAGGGATaaagaaatatgatttttaactcttaatttttagagattaccccagattcctctaaactcttcgGAGattttagagaaattcaaaaaatggtacaatattacagcaatcagctgtatgaaatacctcggcaaattaaagaaatatttaagaaaaaagaagaaattcttggaactctaaaggatcttcaaaataaaatcataaatctagaacacacttctggttctagaaaaggaaatacaggaggaaggttatcACTCTAGTTTGATACTGAatctttgttacatcagaaaggtaaaaccaaaatggttcaaaaacctttaactgatgatgaaatgatgattaatcttataaaatcagtatcagagaaaaatactatcTGAAGACTactttaaaaagattaaatttcgaggatctacaagatcttgcggattcttttgtgaatctcaaagtagtagatctaaaaatgaattcccctgagggtgaacaacccataggtaatcccccaagatatgtggttaaaatagaagaaccacatagtgaattccatgttggagaaaattcacatccagcaggaaccagatcaagaaggagtaagataccactacatcaaactccttatggataaactgttttagacccgatacatccttatggggttatgttaaaccttgatgttctggacttcaaaaacagagaagatctcatagatgattggacatcagctatgagaatagcagcatgaacattagatctcaataaagaaggattcattaaacttctagaaatgagtctaatgggatctgtcaagatcgcttgggagatgactatgtcggaaactaaggaatcaatcttagtaggagaatccctcagcgagattggaggaagaatgacaACCTTATTTAAAGCACAaatcataggggtagactatttcaataatcaagatatagagaaaaagaaaagatatactcaagctctgtatagcctcgagttacatgatatctgtttagttgataaatacattatgttattcactaaatacagatgaaattcgggagtcgaggaaaatatagttattcagctattttttgcaaaaatgtcaagtccctggagagaaatgctgattaaagaatatgttccaggtaatcttgatacattggcaagacgcgcctcctttttgaaagaaaaattagcagaatggtgccatatggcagcattacagaagaactataagaaaataaggggtatagataaacgtacacctttatgttgtaaagaAAATAATCTTACAACGATCATTgaaaacagatcacagggatttaaaacgaagaaattcagaaataatctctataataaaagaatgaaaaattcttggaaaccaagaacattttggtccaaacaaaaggccagatcctatagatcggtagaagaagtggacctacaagaacatccccagcaacaggctcattacaaagcaggggaagaacaccatcaagaagaactttcagaagaactcatacaagagcaaatgaaagtttcaaggattgcaactgctggacatgtggagcaagatgACATATATCTAAAAATTGtccaaaaaacaagaaaaaggaaGTTAAACTATTTGAAGCAACaacagatatggatgatgcggtcttctttcaagatctagtccaagtatatcaatttgaggatatccccttagatgaaagcatatacgaagaagagatattgtttagtcaagaagtttctgaggatgaaccagaatcagaatcagagtaagAGGAAGTGTTttggcatgaaacacatgaaagtttggctgggttctttagtcaaaccacgatatctcataatatggtccaaaggattatgagagaaaatccagcattacagaagtaccaaggattttcggcaggacaagttgaaagagtattaggaaacctagggctaagacaaagaagacataatttgatttataaggtatccaaaagggaaatggcgatccctatggaattaaccagtaatcaaattgagatgcagttaattctctttgaagaaattcgagaggaattatagaaattaaaagcagaagtagcaaaggcaatgtcttggattcatattggagcaatccatattatgatcaaagctacttttaaagagggaatagattcacccatataTATCGTAGTATGCGTTAAAAGAATGaggaatatacaagatgcggttctatgaactatctcgggaaatttgtgtgcaggaaaaattgtgggagttatttatccaagaatagcctataatttagctgatagagattttagtcgagccttgacattACATCAAAACTACaaggaaaaaaattaatgaaggaaggtaataaaACATATTCTCTtacgtatcaaatttcatatgctctttctaatactcaccattctgaattatttattagaaatgagttcattgaaattccagagatctttgggaaagtttctcaagcaatatacctGAAAAggatcgagtttcctttaattcaggaagcagacattcaaattcaagacagacaggttctatacagagaccttaaaatagaaccccaaaggttatctttccaaggagatCGAATGTCAAGTAGGAGAtgagacaaatctcctattcaagaaatttcaCCAGAAGAAAatgagttttctataataggaaaacttaaatctccagaaggatggaaagaagtgaaaatagtattcgaaattacaagtcatcggaaccagttcccttgtaactcgatttactatttggaacaacaggaaaaaggaacttaccaaggagtgataaatattggagaattgaaagttcaaatctgtggaattccaggaaaagaagtggaccatctcattcttggcctagagtttctggaggaccataaaccatggaaacgccttgaaaaaagaatagagttcatgacaaaagaaaagacttggaggattcaataagaattctacgagatggaaaaccaagagaattggataagggacaatcctttaatcagattcgaaaactctgtttacaaacagaggaagaagcaactgttgaaattagtaagtcatgaacatgatttactagaacgcattgaagaagtagaaagaagtaaccatactctaccttctgaggccttaagaaaactaaaggtgaatagtcttaattgGATTACTGAGTTATagcacagtctgttaaaaattgcggggccatttagtaatccctttaaaaaatgacaacaattcatttctccatatacattctgatagggatgttgtatgaacaatataagactgaatactttgcagcttatattgactcgggagcaggaatttgtacgacaaaaagaggagtcttccctgtaAAATGTGAAGAATAAttaccaaaaattgctggacgagatttctttcgaagaattttaattctttgcaaaggaataaaacaagcagagatccttatgggaggagcaggtcaaacatcttggtacaaggtaaagacaccaccaatctatttccatgatacagagctgatatcctgttaggaaataacttcttaaaaatgtttaaaaagtacacacaagacaatgagttaAGAAGACTTATgatcactacaatttgtgatcataaaattatcgttcaaagactcaaggttgcttttttatcgacaattgccgataatattttgcagccagcgtggtgataaaggaaaactttttcacccaaaaatgaaagatccaagaaggtttggagaaaccatgttgaaaataacaacagaacaagaactccaaacagaggatatggagcttctcaaggtaactctaaatcacagagatatagagttagaaaataaggtatcccttgaagatgtcaaaaagaggctcaaagaaagttacaacgagcatcctttggcatggtgggatagaaatcaaatcaaagtcagtcttactctaaaggaaggcaaagagtatgaattcgtcagatataagcctattccGATttacataacagatcaaagggatatgagaatgattatcaaggaacatttggacctttgtctaatcaaagaaggagtttcaccatatagaagcccaggttttctggtcagaaatcatggtgaaataaaaagaggaaaacctaggttagttattaactaccaaggtattaataaaatcctggagtttgatgggtaattcataccgagtagagaacacctaattagatGTGTACAAAATGcaagagtgttctcaaaatttgattgtaagtctagATTTTACCaaattcgaatggaagaaggcagtaataaattcacagtcttctctactccacaaggacactatatttggaaagttatgcctatgggattggctaatgcaccccagatatttcaaagaaagatggataaccttttaaAGATTATTACAACTTtatatttgtttatattgatgatattcttatagcatcaaaaaacatagacgaacacgttaaacacttacaAATTTTCTCTAAAATGTGTAAACAAGAGGGACTGGTcttatctgaaaaaaaaaaaaaaaaaaagcagtcatagcaacaaggaaaattgaattccttggtattgagattgatgaaacggaaataatt comes from the Henckelia pumila isolate YLH828 chromosome 1, ASM3356847v2, whole genome shotgun sequence genome and includes:
- the LOC140874917 gene encoding iron-sulfur assembly protein IscA-like 2, mitochondrial, which codes for MTSVSLISRLSPYFSARLRQNSRLLSSLSALQKPRNLSPKSPDDLHLTDSCVRRMKELQADEGSEKLLRLSIEAGGCSGFQYKFSLDDTVNDDDRVFEQDGVKVVVDQISHGFVKGATVDFVEELIRSAFQVSKNPSAVGGCSCKSSFMTK